A genome region from Crossiella equi includes the following:
- a CDS encoding (2Fe-2S)-binding protein, with the protein MPGNHHTELSLQVNGTTHRLRVDNRSTLLDTLRESLGHTGPKKGCDHGQCGACTVLVDGRRVLACLTLAVAADGERVTTVEGLARDGKPRAIQEAFVRLDGFQCGFCTSGQLCSAVGVLAEHRQGWPSAVTEDVSPDHRPVLDEAEVRERLSGNLCRCGAHPAIVRAVLESVSKESS; encoded by the coding sequence ATGCCCGGCAACCACCACACCGAGCTGTCCCTGCAGGTCAACGGCACCACGCACCGCCTACGTGTGGACAACCGCAGCACCCTGCTGGACACCCTGCGCGAGAGCCTGGGACACACCGGCCCGAAGAAGGGCTGTGACCACGGCCAGTGCGGAGCGTGCACCGTGCTGGTCGACGGCAGGCGGGTGCTGGCCTGCCTGACCCTGGCGGTGGCCGCCGACGGTGAGCGGGTCACCACCGTGGAGGGTCTGGCGCGGGACGGGAAACCGCGCGCGATCCAGGAGGCGTTCGTGCGGTTGGACGGGTTCCAGTGCGGTTTCTGCACTTCGGGGCAGCTGTGTTCGGCGGTTGGGGTGCTGGCCGAGCACCGGCAGGGGTGGCCCAGCGCGGTCACCGAGGACGTCTCGCCCGATCACCGGCCGGTGCTGGACGAGGCGGAGGTGCGCGAGCGGCTCAGCGGGAACCTGTGCCGTTGTGGCGCGCATCCCGCCATCGTGCGGGCCGTGCTGGAAAGCGTTTCCAAGGAGTCCTCCTGA
- a CDS encoding FAD binding domain-containing protein — MRQFSYERVDKVAEAVAAGARGATFLGGGTNLVDLMKLGVATPGELVDVRRLPLSGVRLTGGDLGIGATTTNSDAAAHPEIRRRFPALTQAILAGASGQIRNMATIGGNLLQRNRCGYFTDLSQPCNKRAPGGGCPAREGVHHNHAILGASEHCVATHASDMAVALTAFDAVVRYRTPAGLSEVPLVDFYPPVGDTPQRETVLPPGALITEIHLPALPVARNSRYRKVRERASYAFATVSVAAALDVHRGQVRDVRLALGGVASRPWRALAAETVLRGGPATPDRFRLAAQAELAAATPLAHNGYKVTLARNLIQAVLTDLARSAA, encoded by the coding sequence ATGCGCCAGTTCAGCTACGAACGCGTTGACAAGGTCGCCGAGGCCGTTGCCGCTGGCGCGCGCGGGGCGACCTTTCTCGGCGGCGGCACCAACCTGGTCGATCTCATGAAGCTTGGTGTGGCGACTCCTGGCGAGTTGGTGGACGTGCGTCGTCTGCCGCTGTCCGGTGTGCGTTTGACCGGCGGTGACCTGGGCATCGGCGCCACCACCACGAACAGTGACGCCGCCGCCCACCCCGAGATCCGCCGCCGCTTCCCCGCGTTGACCCAGGCGATCCTGGCCGGTGCCTCCGGACAGATCCGCAACATGGCCACAATCGGCGGGAACCTGTTGCAACGCAACCGATGCGGCTACTTCACCGACCTGTCCCAGCCCTGCAACAAGCGTGCCCCGGGCGGTGGCTGCCCGGCGCGGGAGGGGGTGCACCACAACCACGCCATCCTCGGCGCCTCCGAGCACTGCGTGGCCACGCACGCCTCCGACATGGCCGTGGCACTGACCGCCTTCGACGCCGTCGTGCGCTACCGGACGCCCGCCGGGCTCAGCGAGGTACCCCTGGTGGACTTCTACCCGCCTGTCGGTGACACCCCGCAGCGCGAGACCGTGCTGCCACCCGGCGCGCTGATCACCGAGATCCACCTGCCCGCACTGCCCGTGGCCCGCAACTCCCGGTACCGCAAGGTCCGCGAACGCGCCTCCTACGCCTTCGCCACCGTCTCGGTGGCCGCCGCCCTGGACGTGCACCGCGGCCAGGTCCGCGACGTGCGCCTGGCCCTGGGCGGCGTGGCCTCCCGGCCCTGGCGGGCACTTGCCGCCGAGACCGTCCTGCGCGGGGGCCCGGCCACCCCCGACCGGTTCCGGCTGGCCGCCCAGGCCGAGCTCGCCGCGGCGACACCGCTGGCGCACAACGGTTACAAGGTGACCTTGGCGCGCAACCTCATCCAGGCCGTGCTCACCGACCTCGCCCGGAGCGCCGCATGA
- a CDS encoding xanthine dehydrogenase family protein molybdopterin-binding subunit → MTEQSQPTRRTVLKGAAALSLAGAAAALPAHAAPGAPAPAPSASPLAPPAIGTARPRLEGLAKVTGRADYAADEQPPRLVHGVAVLATVSKGRVVRVDQAAVLGMPGVLGVLDHTNAPRLNPEAGGFFGPEGGLQVFQGTDIPFAGRPVALVVAETLEQAQAAAQALPVTYEELPHDTSLSAEHPRRRKATPFFGPDATVGDADAELAASAVVVDQRYRTPEANHSALEPHAATAWWADGRLEAVDSNQGPHIVATALASLFRLDPATVRVRAEHVGGGFGGKGGLGPQLILATMATTHFQRPVRVALTRPQVFLATASRPATDQRVVLGARPDGRLRVIQHEATFSISTIAEYLENCAELSKLLYAAPAIRTRLHVVELDLLPPTSMRGPGATTGSFALESAVDELAAALHLDPVELRLRNEPAVAPVSGLPWASRNLAGCLREGAKAFGWSRRPRAPRQRREGEWLIGTGVACSSFGTGAFPSTASITAERDGGYTVAVGAVDIGTGARTALTAVAADVLGVPVSRIRIRIADSDLGMAWGAGGSLGTTSWSWAIVAAAEKLREALAGKPQLPVTARGDTTELLGNRPPAERHSFGAVFTEVAVSPVTGEVRVRRLLGRYAVGRVVNPLTARSQLSGGMIMGLSMALHEESVRDARTGRQINADWAGYHISAHADIPDIDVDFVPDHEPDDPHGLKGVGEIGTVGTAAAIANAVWHATGTRHRTLPIRLDRVLEA, encoded by the coding sequence ATGACCGAGCAGAGCCAGCCCACCCGCCGCACCGTGCTCAAGGGTGCCGCCGCACTGTCCCTGGCCGGGGCGGCCGCGGCCTTGCCCGCCCACGCCGCTCCCGGGGCCCCCGCCCCCGCCCCCTCCGCCTCACCCCTTGCCCCACCCGCCATCGGTACCGCCCGCCCCCGCCTGGAAGGGCTGGCCAAGGTCACCGGCCGGGCCGACTACGCCGCCGACGAGCAGCCGCCCAGGCTCGTGCACGGCGTTGCCGTGCTGGCCACCGTGTCCAAGGGCCGCGTGGTGCGCGTCGACCAGGCCGCCGTGCTCGGGATGCCAGGGGTGCTGGGCGTGCTCGACCACACCAACGCACCACGGCTCAACCCCGAAGCGGGTGGGTTCTTCGGGCCTGAAGGCGGTCTTCAGGTGTTCCAGGGGACCGACATCCCGTTCGCGGGGCGGCCGGTCGCACTGGTCGTCGCCGAGACCCTGGAGCAGGCCCAGGCGGCCGCGCAGGCGTTGCCGGTGACCTACGAGGAGCTGCCGCATGACACCAGCCTTTCCGCCGAGCACCCTCGTCGTCGCAAGGCCACGCCCTTTTTCGGGCCCGACGCCACCGTCGGGGACGCCGACGCGGAGCTTGCCGCCTCCGCCGTGGTAGTCGACCAGCGCTACCGCACCCCGGAGGCCAACCACAGCGCCCTGGAGCCCCACGCCGCCACCGCCTGGTGGGCCGACGGCCGCCTGGAGGCCGTGGACAGCAACCAGGGGCCGCACATCGTGGCCACCGCGCTGGCCTCGCTGTTCCGCCTGGACCCGGCCACGGTGCGGGTGCGTGCCGAGCACGTGGGTGGTGGGTTCGGGGGCAAGGGCGGGCTCGGACCGCAGCTGATTCTGGCCACCATGGCCACCACCCACTTCCAGCGGCCGGTGCGCGTGGCCCTGACCCGTCCGCAGGTCTTCCTGGCCACCGCGAGCCGTCCGGCCACCGACCAGCGCGTTGTGCTCGGGGCACGCCCCGACGGTCGGCTGCGGGTGATCCAGCACGAGGCCACGTTCAGCATCTCCACCATCGCGGAGTACCTGGAGAACTGCGCGGAGCTGTCCAAGCTGCTCTACGCGGCCCCCGCGATCCGCACGCGGCTGCACGTGGTGGAACTGGACCTGCTGCCGCCGACCTCGATGCGCGGACCGGGCGCCACCACCGGCTCGTTCGCCCTGGAGTCGGCCGTGGACGAGCTGGCCGCGGCACTGCACCTGGACCCGGTCGAGCTGCGGCTGCGCAACGAACCCGCGGTGGCGCCGGTGAGCGGGCTGCCGTGGGCCAGCCGCAACCTGGCCGGGTGCCTGCGCGAGGGCGCGAAGGCCTTCGGCTGGTCCCGCCGTCCGCGCGCACCGCGTCAGCGGCGGGAGGGGGAGTGGCTGATCGGTACCGGCGTGGCGTGTTCCTCCTTCGGTACGGGTGCTTTTCCGTCCACCGCGTCGATCACCGCCGAGCGCGACGGCGGCTACACGGTGGCGGTCGGTGCGGTGGACATCGGCACCGGCGCGCGGACGGCGCTGACGGCGGTGGCCGCGGACGTGCTCGGGGTGCCGGTCTCGCGCATCCGGATCCGCATCGCCGACAGCGACCTGGGCATGGCCTGGGGCGCGGGCGGTTCGCTGGGCACCACCTCCTGGTCGTGGGCGATCGTGGCCGCGGCGGAGAAGCTGCGCGAGGCGCTGGCGGGCAAGCCCCAGCTGCCGGTGACCGCCCGCGGCGACACCACCGAGCTGCTGGGCAACCGGCCCCCGGCCGAACGCCACTCCTTCGGCGCGGTCTTCACCGAGGTCGCGGTCTCACCGGTGACCGGCGAGGTGCGGGTGCGGCGACTGCTGGGCCGCTACGCCGTCGGCCGGGTGGTCAACCCGCTGACCGCACGCAGCCAGCTCTCCGGCGGCATGATCATGGGCTTGTCCATGGCCCTGCACGAGGAAAGCGTCCGGGACGCGCGCACGGGGCGTCAGATCAACGCGGACTGGGCGGGCTACCACATCTCCGCACACGCCGACATCCCGGACATCGACGTGGACTTCGTGCCAGACCACGAGCCCGACGACCCGCACGGCCTCAAGGGCGTGGGCGAGATCGGCACGGTGGGCACGGCGGCGGCGATCGCGAACGCCGTCTGGCACGCCACCGGCACCCGCCACCGCACCCTGCCCATCCGCCTGGACCGCGTGCTGGAGGCCTGA
- a CDS encoding XdhC family protein produces the protein MLELLPELTRWHGCGRRFAVATVLSVRGSAPRPVGATMAVAEDGEVLGSISGGCVEGAVHELCQEALRTGEPSRHHFGYSDETAFAVGLTCGGELEVFIHPDPPLPPPGTTALTRVVEGPPRWLGTVLPLAAPATTTLLPAVPCGAPHPVTALAEVLPEPRRLIVFGAQDFAAALARAGSFLGYTVTVCDPRPVFATRARFPEAEVVVDWPHRYLASTRVDEHTAICVLTHDPKFDLPVLELALRLPVAYVGAMGSRRACAERLDALREKGMSEAELAGLRSPIGLDLGARTAEETAVSIVAEMIAARRGGTGRPLGVVDGAIHR, from the coding sequence GTGCTGGAGCTGCTCCCGGAGCTGACCCGCTGGCACGGGTGTGGCCGCCGCTTCGCCGTGGCCACCGTGCTGTCGGTGCGCGGCAGCGCCCCCAGACCGGTCGGCGCGACGATGGCGGTGGCCGAGGACGGCGAGGTGCTGGGCTCGATCTCGGGCGGCTGCGTGGAGGGCGCGGTCCACGAGCTGTGCCAGGAAGCCCTGCGGACGGGCGAGCCGAGCCGCCACCACTTCGGCTACTCGGACGAGACGGCGTTCGCGGTGGGCCTGACCTGCGGCGGGGAGCTGGAGGTCTTCATCCACCCGGACCCGCCACTGCCGCCACCCGGTACGACGGCCCTGACGCGGGTGGTCGAGGGCCCGCCCCGGTGGCTGGGCACCGTCCTGCCCCTGGCAGCCCCGGCCACCACGACCCTGCTGCCCGCCGTGCCCTGCGGTGCGCCGCACCCGGTGACGGCGCTGGCCGAGGTCCTGCCCGAACCCCGGCGCCTGATCGTGTTCGGGGCGCAGGACTTCGCGGCCGCGCTGGCGCGGGCCGGTTCGTTCCTCGGCTACACCGTGACGGTGTGCGACCCGCGGCCGGTCTTCGCCACGCGGGCCCGGTTCCCGGAGGCGGAGGTCGTGGTGGACTGGCCGCACCGCTACCTCGCCTCGACCCGGGTGGACGAGCACACCGCGATCTGCGTGCTGACCCACGACCCCAAGTTCGACCTGCCCGTGCTGGAGCTGGCGTTGCGGCTGCCGGTGGCGTACGTGGGTGCGATGGGGTCGCGGCGGGCGTGTGCGGAACGGCTGGACGCGTTGCGGGAAAAGGGGATGAGCGAGGCCGAGCTGGCTGGGTTGCGCTCGCCGATCGGGCTGGACCTCGGAGCGCGGACGGCGGAGGAGACGGCGGTGTCGATCGTGGCGGAGATGATCGCGGCGAGGCGAGGGGGCACGGGGAGACCTCTCGGGGTGGTGGACGGGGCGATTCACCGCTGA
- a CDS encoding FAD-dependent oxidoreductase, with translation MGNGDTTVLDEEQFDRLARYGVEEEAGAGQDLYASGDSSYDFFLLRTATVDVVRDATAVQPERVVYRRGPGEFLGELNLLTRQHVYLTARVTSPGTVVRITTGALRRVLAEQVDIADVLIEAFRARRETMRASAASALEIVGLAEAADSLALRTYATQMLLPHSWFDAASVSGQALMRAAGVERADLPVTVLGERVLTQTTPGALAEALGLTYQERSCTPDLVVVGAGPAGLAAAVYAASEGLATVLLDGSGLGGQAAKSARIENYLGFPQGVSGEHLTRLAMVQALKFGVQIYSPCKVVDLDLTGERPAVLLQDGTRIVTSAVIAATGARYRSLDLAGWEHFERSGCIRYAATELDVRGYEGQPVAVVGGANSAGQAALSLVARGCTVHLLVRGTDLRSRMSAYLANRIEAHPAIHVRTGSTVHALDGEQTLRSIVVTGAGKPERLDCRGLFCFIGASPEADWLRGVAKDENGFVLTDCRVPGGEQGAPLPFQTSAPRVFAVGDIRSGSIKRVATAVGEGASAVSSVHAALAVAVR, from the coding sequence ATGGGCAACGGCGACACCACCGTCCTGGACGAGGAGCAGTTCGACCGCCTCGCGCGCTACGGCGTCGAGGAGGAGGCCGGGGCGGGCCAGGACCTGTACGCCTCCGGGGACAGCTCCTACGACTTCTTCCTGCTCCGCACCGCGACCGTGGACGTCGTCCGCGACGCCACGGCCGTCCAGCCCGAACGGGTGGTCTACCGGCGCGGGCCGGGCGAGTTCCTCGGCGAGCTGAACCTGCTGACCAGGCAGCACGTCTACCTGACCGCCCGCGTCACCAGCCCGGGTACGGTCGTGCGGATCACCACGGGTGCGCTGCGGCGCGTGCTCGCCGAACAGGTCGACATCGCCGACGTGCTGATCGAGGCGTTCCGGGCGCGGCGGGAGACCATGCGGGCCTCGGCCGCGAGCGCCCTGGAGATCGTCGGGCTGGCCGAGGCCGCCGACTCGCTGGCCCTGCGCACCTACGCCACCCAGATGCTCCTGCCGCACTCCTGGTTCGACGCGGCCTCGGTGTCCGGACAGGCGCTGATGCGGGCCGCGGGGGTCGAGCGCGCCGACCTGCCCGTCACCGTGCTGGGCGAGCGCGTGCTGACCCAAACCACCCCCGGAGCGCTCGCCGAGGCCCTCGGCCTGACCTACCAGGAACGCTCCTGCACCCCGGACCTGGTCGTGGTGGGCGCCGGGCCAGCTGGCCTGGCCGCCGCGGTCTACGCCGCCTCCGAGGGCCTGGCCACCGTGCTGCTGGACGGCAGCGGGCTCGGCGGCCAGGCCGCGAAGAGCGCGCGCATCGAGAACTACCTCGGCTTCCCGCAGGGCGTCAGCGGCGAGCACCTGACCCGGCTGGCGATGGTCCAGGCGCTGAAGTTCGGGGTCCAGATCTACTCGCCCTGCAAGGTCGTGGACCTGGACCTCACCGGCGAGCGGCCAGCCGTGCTGCTCCAGGACGGCACCCGGATCGTCACCTCCGCGGTCATCGCGGCCACCGGCGCCCGCTACCGCAGCCTGGACCTCGCGGGCTGGGAACACTTCGAGCGGTCCGGCTGCATCCGTTACGCCGCAACCGAACTCGACGTCCGGGGATACGAGGGGCAGCCGGTGGCGGTCGTCGGCGGCGCCAACTCCGCCGGTCAGGCGGCGCTGTCGCTGGTCGCGCGCGGCTGCACCGTGCACCTCCTCGTGCGCGGCACCGACCTGCGGTCGCGGATGTCGGCCTACCTGGCCAACCGGATCGAGGCCCACCCCGCGATCCACGTCCGCACCGGCAGCACCGTGCACGCGCTCGACGGGGAGCAGACCCTCCGCTCGATCGTCGTCACCGGCGCCGGGAAGCCGGAGCGGCTGGACTGCCGGGGCCTGTTCTGCTTCATCGGCGCCTCGCCCGAGGCGGACTGGCTGCGCGGCGTGGCCAAGGACGAGAACGGGTTCGTCCTCACCGACTGCCGGGTGCCGGGCGGGGAACAGGGCGCCCCGCTGCCCTTCCAGACCAGCGCGCCCCGGGTCTTCGCGGTCGGCGACATCCGGTCGGGGTCGATCAAACGCGTGGCCACCGCGGTCGGTGAGGGCGCCAGCGCCGTCTCCTCGGTGCACGCCGCGCTGGCAGTCGCCGTGCGGTGA
- a CDS encoding IclR family transcriptional regulator — protein sequence MGGNTSTDVKRSAADRLLALLGGFSPTASRLTLSQLAERAELPLPTAHRLLATLTTWGALERLPDGRYQVGPWLWRLGSLATPAQGLRTVALPHMGDLYEITHETIQLAVLEDTGARLLDRISGRRPLPGLTAVAGTVPLHCTGVGKAILAHAGQPVFTEVVARGLRQYTGHTITQPQELHRALARVRDEGVAVARSELVGGVSSVAAPVFGPAGLLAAVAVLLPPEVDVRPLAAAVRVTAQAIGRALAQRR from the coding sequence TTGGGCGGCAACACCTCCACTGACGTCAAACGCTCCGCGGCCGACCGGTTGCTGGCTCTGCTGGGCGGCTTCTCCCCGACCGCTTCGCGCCTGACGCTCAGCCAGCTGGCCGAGCGCGCGGAGCTCCCCCTCCCCACCGCGCACCGACTGCTGGCCACGTTGACCACGTGGGGCGCGCTGGAACGCCTGCCGGACGGCCGCTACCAGGTCGGACCGTGGCTGTGGCGCCTGGGCAGCCTGGCCACCCCGGCCCAGGGCCTGCGCACGGTGGCCCTGCCGCACATGGGCGACCTGTACGAGATCACCCACGAGACCATCCAGCTGGCGGTCCTGGAGGACACCGGCGCGCGGCTGCTGGACCGCATCAGTGGCCGCCGCCCCCTGCCCGGCCTGACCGCGGTCGCGGGCACGGTGCCGCTGCACTGCACGGGGGTGGGCAAGGCGATCCTGGCCCACGCGGGCCAGCCGGTGTTCACCGAGGTCGTGGCCAGGGGCCTGCGCCAGTACACCGGTCACACCATCACCCAGCCGCAGGAGCTGCACCGGGCGCTGGCCCGGGTCCGCGACGAGGGTGTGGCGGTGGCCCGCTCAGAGCTGGTGGGCGGGGTGTCCTCGGTGGCGGCCCCGGTGTTCGGCCCGGCCGGTCTGCTGGCGGCGGTGGCGGTGCTGCTGCCGCCGGAGGTCGACGTCCGGCCGCTGGCCGCGGCGGTCCGGGTGACGGCGCAGGCGATCGGCCGGGCGCTGGCGCAGCGCCGGTGA